The following are encoded together in the Parabacteroides chongii genome:
- a CDS encoding DUF6169 family protein, translated as MHPIDNRIAITVVSILQKFFSRNENAMIMVCDNCDGKEVKREKLFSRWFSRYNDGNIRKYDGSSACEDYTLYVSLYIHKQNRNEQQLVSAFYDLVNNNLYPV; from the coding sequence ATGCACCCCATAGATAACAGAATAGCTATTACCGTTGTTTCCATTTTACAGAAATTCTTTTCTCGCAATGAAAATGCAATGATAATGGTATGCGATAATTGCGATGGAAAAGAGGTGAAGCGTGAGAAGCTTTTCTCCCGTTGGTTCTCACGGTATAACGACGGGAATATCAGAAAGTATGATGGTTCCTCAGCGTGTGAAGATTATACGTTATATGTCTCCTTATATATCCACAAACAAAACAGAAACGAGCAACAGCTCGTCTCTGCTTTCTATGATCTGGTAAATAATAACTTATACCCGGTATAA
- a CDS encoding SusC/RagA family TonB-linked outer membrane protein, producing MKNKFYLMLCGLLLCTSLAFAQSVKVTGTVTDKLGPVIGAAVVVKNSTVGTVTDIDGHYELEAPRNATLVFSFVGYETIERPVGELKVINVEMSDDVKLIDEVVVTAIGIKQQKKKLGYTTQQVSTEALEQPGTVNVGNALSGQVAGLTVNNPTGLFQAPSFSLRGKTPLMVVDGIPVESDLFDVSPENIESINVLKGTAAAALYGSRGKDGAILITTRLAKEEGLVVTAGISSMVTAGFTVFPETQTEFGSGSNGQYEFWDGADGGISDGDMTWGPRFEGQKIAQWNSPIRDKQTGEVIPWWGDVSGSIYDDRTRYERVPITWEAHDNLKDFLRTGVITKATFSVANKTKKANYNFNGDFSKQRGQVPNTSIYTGGLNFNSMFNLSNSVTLSSNLSYNKVYSPNYPRYGYGPKNHMYTILLWMGNDVNGKELSQHLYRPDSEGTRQANYNYAWYNNPYFATNELTQKHDRNTVNGQVKLNWDVLPGLTLQGRAAGRLESTFEDMKSPKSYMNYGDSRNGDYKTWNSEQLDINADALATYTHAVSKDFAFTANLGTSLYYRQIRKETQATDGLIVPKVYNMGNSLNPVSATNLMNEKAIESAYGSVNIDLFEALFLTFTGRNDWSSTLSAANNSYFYPSVSASTLVNEYVKLPSWMDYLKVNAAWAQVSSDLDPYALQATYAKGILYGSTPSVTYPNAVTDPSGSGTVTALVNPDILPQKTSSFEVGMSTSFLHNRLGLDLTYYRMLDENSIIKLPISEASGFPYRFVNGNEYTTNGFELIVNATPVQNKHFTWNVSTNWSSNIRKLTKIYGGQEKFGDLKVGDRADAMYATEWEKTPDGQLILDANGMPTKSAFTTHIGNQSPDVRYGLQNTFKIKKFTVNIDIDGAIGGTLVSTTTQKMWWGGKHPKSTMYRQEEYENGGKAIYVPEGVNIVSGEVTYDVNGNILTDTRVYKKNETAVNIQTWAQNYPYRAVVRTSENELFANTFNRSYLKLRRVAVSYDLKNLFESNVIKGLDLTLFGNNLAVWKKTPYLDPDFGASDSDLQDPSARYIGISATIKL from the coding sequence ATGAAGAACAAATTTTACTTAATGCTTTGCGGGCTTCTACTTTGTACCTCGCTGGCGTTTGCCCAGTCGGTGAAAGTGACCGGTACGGTAACGGATAAATTAGGTCCGGTGATCGGTGCAGCCGTAGTAGTCAAAAACTCCACTGTCGGCACAGTAACCGATATAGACGGTCACTATGAGCTTGAAGCGCCCAGGAACGCGACACTGGTTTTCTCCTTTGTCGGATACGAGACGATAGAACGTCCGGTAGGAGAACTGAAAGTGATCAATGTAGAAATGTCCGACGACGTCAAGCTGATCGACGAAGTGGTAGTTACCGCCATCGGTATCAAACAACAGAAAAAGAAACTGGGCTACACCACCCAGCAAGTAAGTACGGAAGCGCTGGAACAGCCGGGTACGGTAAATGTGGGTAACGCTCTTTCCGGACAGGTAGCCGGTCTGACCGTAAACAATCCGACCGGACTTTTCCAGGCACCGAGCTTCTCCCTGCGCGGCAAGACACCGCTGATGGTCGTAGACGGTATTCCCGTGGAATCCGACCTGTTCGATGTCTCTCCGGAGAATATCGAAAGCATCAACGTACTGAAAGGTACGGCAGCAGCCGCCCTGTACGGCTCGCGTGGTAAGGACGGTGCCATTCTGATAACTACCAGGCTGGCGAAAGAAGAAGGTCTGGTGGTAACAGCCGGCATATCCAGCATGGTAACAGCCGGTTTCACCGTATTTCCTGAAACACAGACGGAGTTCGGTTCCGGTTCGAACGGACAGTATGAGTTTTGGGACGGTGCCGACGGCGGTATCTCCGATGGCGATATGACCTGGGGACCCCGTTTTGAAGGGCAGAAGATCGCCCAGTGGAACAGCCCGATCCGCGACAAGCAAACGGGTGAAGTGATCCCCTGGTGGGGCGATGTCTCCGGCTCTATCTACGACGACCGTACACGCTACGAACGCGTTCCGATCACCTGGGAGGCACACGACAACTTGAAGGATTTCCTTCGTACGGGTGTCATCACCAAAGCGACCTTCTCCGTGGCAAACAAGACTAAGAAAGCCAATTACAACTTCAACGGCGATTTCTCCAAACAACGCGGACAGGTTCCGAACACCTCCATCTATACGGGCGGTCTGAACTTCAACAGTATGTTCAATCTGAGCAATAGCGTGACGCTTTCTTCCAACCTCTCATATAATAAGGTCTATTCGCCCAACTATCCCCGCTACGGCTACGGCCCTAAGAATCACATGTACACAATCCTGTTGTGGATGGGTAACGACGTGAACGGAAAGGAACTGTCACAGCATCTGTACCGTCCGGACTCGGAAGGAACCCGTCAGGCAAACTATAACTATGCCTGGTATAACAACCCCTATTTCGCAACCAACGAGCTGACACAGAAGCACGACCGCAACACCGTAAACGGCCAGGTGAAACTCAACTGGGACGTATTGCCCGGACTGACCCTGCAGGGACGTGCCGCCGGTCGCCTGGAAAGTACGTTTGAAGATATGAAAAGCCCGAAGTCGTACATGAATTACGGCGATTCGCGTAACGGTGATTATAAGACCTGGAACAGCGAACAGCTGGATATCAATGCGGATGCTTTGGCTACTTATACACACGCTGTCAGCAAGGATTTCGCCTTTACGGCCAATCTCGGAACTTCACTCTACTACCGCCAAATACGTAAGGAAACGCAGGCTACCGACGGACTGATCGTCCCGAAAGTATATAATATGGGAAACAGCCTGAACCCGGTCAGTGCGACCAACCTGATGAACGAGAAGGCGATCGAGAGCGCCTACGGCTCCGTGAACATCGACCTGTTCGAAGCGCTCTTCCTGACCTTCACCGGACGTAACGACTGGTCGTCTACGCTTTCGGCTGCCAACAATTCTTATTTCTATCCCTCGGTTTCCGCCAGTACGCTGGTGAACGAATATGTGAAGCTGCCTTCGTGGATGGATTATCTGAAGGTCAATGCTGCCTGGGCACAAGTATCCAGCGACCTCGATCCGTACGCCTTGCAGGCAACCTACGCAAAAGGTATCCTCTATGGCAGTACGCCTTCGGTGACCTATCCGAATGCCGTGACCGATCCTTCCGGCTCCGGAACGGTGACAGCCCTGGTGAATCCGGATATCCTGCCTCAGAAGACCTCTTCCTTTGAAGTCGGTATGTCTACCTCATTCCTGCATAACCGCCTGGGATTGGATCTGACTTACTACCGTATGCTCGATGAGAACAGTATCATCAAACTGCCTATCTCCGAGGCATCCGGTTTCCCTTACCGCTTTGTAAACGGCAATGAATATACGACGAACGGCTTCGAGCTGATCGTGAACGCCACACCTGTACAGAATAAGCACTTCACCTGGAATGTGTCGACCAACTGGAGCAGCAACATCCGCAAGCTGACCAAGATTTACGGCGGTCAGGAAAAGTTCGGTGACCTGAAAGTGGGCGACCGGGCGGATGCCATGTACGCTACCGAATGGGAAAAGACCCCGGACGGCCAGCTGATCCTGGATGCCAACGGCATGCCGACCAAGAGCGCATTTACCACCCATATCGGTAACCAGTCGCCCGACGTTCGCTACGGACTTCAGAATACGTTTAAGATCAAAAAGTTTACCGTCAACATCGATATAGACGGCGCGATAGGCGGCACATTGGTGTCGACTACCACCCAGAAGATGTGGTGGGGCGGAAAACATCCGAAGTCGACCATGTACCGTCAGGAAGAATATGAGAACGGCGGCAAAGCGATCTATGTACCGGAAGGCGTAAACATCGTCAGCGGTGAGGTTACCTATGACGTGAACGGGAATATCCTGACAGATACCCGCGTGTACAAGAAGAATGAAACGGCTGTCAATATCCAGACCTGGGCACAGAACTATCCGTATCGTGCCGTGGTCCGTACCAGCGAGAACGAGTTGTTCGCCAACACTTTCAATCGCTCTTACCTGAAGCTGCGCCGTGTGGCTGTGTCTTACGACCTGAAGAACCTCTTCGAGTCGAATGTAATCAAAGGACTGGATCTGACCCTGTTCGGCAACAACCTGGCAGTTTGGAAGAAAACGCCTTACCTCGATCCGGACTTCGGTGCCAGCGACTCGGACCTGCAGGACCCTTCCGCCCGTTATATCGGTATCAGTGCAACCATCAAATTATAA
- a CDS encoding SusD/RagB family nutrient-binding outer membrane lipoprotein → MKKYLKYIAAGAALAFTCNSCIDLEEMNVDPNNPTTTDPALLLTGLSFKTFEESDAQVCHATKQLVLTSGESPYQVYKWTRGGFGYYSNLRDVTKMKEEAEKSNETAYEALALFFEAHYYYMLTMMFGDVPCSEALQGETNELYQPKYDSQETVLSTVLAKLEEANTLLTDNNSIISGDIIYGGDLLKWRRLINAYRLRVLMSLSNKQTVGGIDVKSTFARIFRDEPLMTGEADNGQLVFLDQQDDRYPYFNDSDFGSGRYMDSTYVAVLAARKDPRLFAFCTQTPAAEKAGLAVDDFASYDGGDPAIPYSLVNDKVTLGGCSKPATRYYQHPTNEPMILLGYTEQQLLLAEAVVRGWISGDDKEFYESAVKASFRFYEKYASSVAQYLGEDAAEAYLQGDKVAYASSLTNEQKIERIILQKYIPTFLQGSMWMPYYDQLRTGYPEFRRASGVNLPYRWMYPQDEYNNNAASVQAALQSQFGGNDRTSDPLWWIK, encoded by the coding sequence ATGAAGAAATATCTGAAATATATAGCAGCCGGTGCCGCTTTGGCATTCACCTGCAACTCGTGTATCGACCTGGAAGAGATGAATGTCGATCCGAACAACCCGACGACCACCGATCCGGCACTCTTGCTTACCGGATTGTCTTTCAAAACATTCGAAGAATCGGATGCACAGGTTTGCCACGCAACGAAGCAGCTGGTCTTGACCTCCGGCGAAAGTCCTTACCAGGTGTATAAATGGACACGCGGCGGTTTCGGTTACTACAGTAACCTGCGCGATGTGACGAAGATGAAAGAGGAAGCGGAGAAGAGCAACGAGACGGCTTATGAGGCCCTGGCTCTTTTCTTTGAAGCGCATTATTATTATATGTTGACGATGATGTTCGGTGATGTGCCTTGCAGCGAAGCCTTGCAGGGCGAAACGAATGAATTGTACCAACCCAAATATGACTCGCAGGAGACGGTACTGTCTACCGTGCTTGCCAAGCTGGAAGAAGCGAATACGTTGTTGACCGACAATAATAGCATTATCAGCGGTGATATTATCTATGGAGGCGACCTGCTGAAATGGCGCCGCCTGATCAATGCCTACCGGTTGCGTGTCCTGATGTCCTTGTCGAACAAACAGACCGTAGGCGGGATAGATGTGAAGTCAACCTTTGCCCGTATCTTCCGGGACGAACCGCTGATGACCGGCGAAGCCGACAACGGCCAGCTCGTCTTCCTCGATCAGCAGGACGACCGCTATCCTTATTTCAACGACAGCGACTTCGGTTCGGGACGTTATATGGATTCTACCTATGTGGCTGTCCTGGCTGCCCGCAAAGACCCTCGTCTGTTTGCTTTCTGTACGCAGACTCCTGCTGCGGAAAAGGCGGGACTCGCCGTGGACGATTTCGCCTCCTATGATGGCGGCGATCCGGCGATCCCTTACAGCCTTGTCAATGATAAAGTGACATTGGGCGGTTGTTCCAAACCCGCCACCCGTTATTACCAGCATCCGACCAATGAACCGATGATCTTGTTGGGATACACCGAGCAGCAGTTGCTTTTGGCGGAAGCCGTGGTTCGCGGCTGGATTTCCGGAGATGACAAGGAGTTTTACGAATCGGCAGTCAAGGCTTCTTTCCGCTTCTATGAGAAATATGCTTCTTCCGTAGCCCAATATTTGGGGGAAGATGCGGCTGAGGCCTATCTGCAGGGCGACAAGGTGGCTTATGCTTCTTCGCTGACAAACGAGCAGAAGATAGAACGTATCATCCTGCAAAAGTATATCCCTACTTTCCTGCAAGGCAGCATGTGGATGCCTTACTACGACCAGTTGCGTACGGGCTATCCTGAATTTCGCCGGGCATCCGGAGTGAACCTGCCATACCGCTGGATGTATCCGCAGGATGAGTATAACAACAATGCCGCCAGCGTGCAGGCTGCCCTTCAGTCGCAGTTCGGAGGGAACGACAGGACATCTGACCCTCTTTGGTGGATTAAATAA
- a CDS encoding metallophosphoesterase family protein, whose product MKEVAETATGASYLDSATYKAHADKLKFNADGKFKIVQFTDVHWVPGNPASEEAAECMNEVLAAEKPDFVIYTGDIVFAKPAAEGFRKAFEPVISRNLPFAVTLGNHDDEHDMTRQEIYAFIKDMPGSLTGTVEGLNGVTNFILPIQSSKGAKEAFILYGFDSLAYSRKEETKGYDWIKPDQIDWYRKSSAALTAKNSGKPLPALAFFHIPVPEYNQAASDENTLLIGIRKEKACAPVVNSGLFTAMLEAGDVMATFVGHDHVNDYVANWKGILLGYGRFTGGKTVYHDIPGGNGARVFELTEGSRSFKSWIRLKDNKVISSIHYPADFVKGGDSNPFA is encoded by the coding sequence ATGAAAGAGGTTGCAGAGACGGCTACCGGAGCGTCTTACCTGGATAGTGCGACTTATAAAGCGCATGCGGACAAGTTAAAGTTTAATGCGGACGGCAAATTCAAGATCGTACAGTTTACCGATGTGCACTGGGTTCCGGGCAACCCGGCTTCGGAAGAGGCTGCCGAATGCATGAACGAAGTACTGGCTGCCGAAAAGCCTGATTTCGTGATCTATACGGGTGATATCGTGTTTGCCAAGCCGGCAGCGGAAGGGTTTCGGAAGGCGTTCGAACCTGTTATCTCCCGCAATCTCCCGTTTGCCGTAACATTAGGCAATCACGATGACGAACACGACATGACCCGTCAGGAAATCTATGCGTTCATCAAGGATATGCCGGGCAGTCTGACCGGAACGGTGGAAGGGTTGAACGGTGTTACCAATTTCATCTTGCCGATACAAAGTTCGAAAGGGGCGAAGGAGGCTTTTATCCTGTACGGCTTCGACAGCCTGGCTTATTCCCGGAAAGAGGAAACCAAGGGCTACGACTGGATCAAGCCGGATCAGATCGACTGGTACAGGAAAAGCAGTGCTGCGCTGACGGCAAAGAACAGTGGCAAGCCGCTTCCGGCACTTGCCTTTTTCCATATCCCTGTGCCTGAATATAACCAGGCAGCTTCCGACGAGAATACGTTGTTGATCGGTATCCGTAAGGAGAAAGCCTGTGCACCGGTAGTCAATTCCGGGTTATTCACGGCTATGCTCGAAGCCGGGGATGTGATGGCTACGTTTGTCGGTCATGATCATGTCAACGATTATGTGGCCAACTGGAAAGGTATCTTGCTCGGTTACGGACGTTTCACCGGAGGCAAGACGGTCTACCATGACATACCCGGAGGAAACGGAGCCCGTGTATTCGAACTGACGGAAGGCAGTCGTTCCTTCAAATCATGGATACGTCTGAAAGATAATAAGGTGATCTCATCCATCCATTATCCGGCGGATTTTGTAAAAGGTGGGGACAGCAATCCCTTTGCCTGA
- a CDS encoding MFS transporter, whose amino-acid sequence MRRNILALYIIKLSKWFTLVMPIIVLFYEDHGLGLQDVFILKSVYSIAAVALEIPSGYLADVWGRRKCLILGCILFFFGYLCYSFTGTFAAFVVAEILLGTGQTLVNGADSALLYDTTVQYKKENLYLRYEGRITMIGNFAEAVAGIFGGLLAAYSLRYPFYAQAVIAFSGIPAAFALRELNIKSKVQSPVQEIMRIIKYSLVTNKRLCYNIMFSGIIGAATLTMAWFVQPYLMYMNTPTSWFGVIWTVLNLTVGIAALYSDRVDRYFGPKKMGILILTFVAGGYVALAFNLTYAGLAILFVFYMIRGFATPILKGYINQMTFSEMRATVLSIRNFIIRLMFAAIAPFIGWLNDVYSLRTALLASAAIILAPGALFLWLQLTAKAEEGE is encoded by the coding sequence ATGAGACGAAACATACTGGCACTATACATTATTAAGTTATCCAAATGGTTCACACTGGTCATGCCGATCATCGTGCTCTTCTATGAAGATCATGGGCTAGGACTGCAGGATGTATTCATTCTGAAAAGCGTTTACTCGATCGCTGCCGTGGCACTGGAGATACCGTCGGGATATCTTGCCGACGTATGGGGACGACGCAAATGTCTGATACTCGGATGCATTCTTTTCTTCTTCGGATATCTTTGCTATTCTTTTACGGGGACATTTGCCGCTTTCGTTGTTGCAGAGATACTGCTGGGTACGGGGCAGACGCTGGTCAACGGGGCAGACTCCGCCTTGCTGTACGATACGACTGTGCAATATAAAAAAGAGAATCTGTATCTGCGTTACGAGGGACGCATCACCATGATCGGAAACTTTGCGGAAGCCGTTGCCGGTATCTTCGGCGGATTGCTGGCCGCCTATTCCCTGCGCTATCCTTTTTATGCCCAGGCGGTGATCGCCTTCAGCGGCATTCCTGCCGCATTTGCACTGCGGGAACTGAATATCAAAAGCAAAGTACAAAGCCCCGTACAGGAGATCATGCGGATCATCAAATACTCGCTGGTCACAAACAAGAGATTATGCTATAATATCATGTTTTCAGGAATCATCGGAGCTGCGACTCTGACGATGGCGTGGTTCGTGCAACCCTACCTGATGTATATGAATACGCCTACCTCCTGGTTCGGGGTCATTTGGACGGTGCTGAACCTGACTGTCGGTATCGCCGCCCTTTATTCAGACCGGGTAGACCGCTATTTCGGACCTAAAAAGATGGGGATACTGATCCTGACATTCGTGGCAGGCGGTTACGTGGCGCTGGCATTTAACCTGACGTATGCCGGATTGGCTATCCTGTTCGTCTTCTACATGATCAGAGGGTTTGCTACACCGATATTAAAAGGGTATATCAACCAGATGACGTTCTCGGAGATGCGGGCGACTGTCCTGTCTATCCGTAACTTTATCATCCGGCTGATGTTTGCCGCCATTGCCCCGTTTATCGGATGGCTGAATGATGTGTATTCATTGCGCACTGCGTTGCTGGCATCGGCTGCCATTATCCTGGCTCCGGGAGCGTTGTTCCTTTGGTTACAATTGACGGCAAAAGCCGAAGAAGGGGAATAA
- a CDS encoding phenylacetate--CoA ligase family protein — translation MIWNETIECMDREEMRKLQSIRLKRVVEHVYHNTPFYRKKMQEMGITPDDIQSIDDISKLPFTVKQDLRDNYPFGLMAVPMSEIVRLHASSGTTGKPIVVGYTRKDLSIWSEVVARCLTAYGITKNDSVQVSYGYGLFTGGLGAHGGVENIGGTVIPMSSGNTQKQIQLMHDFGAKGLACTPSYALYLAETIHSSGIPLEEFQLRVGAFGAEPWTENMRKELEEKLNIKAYDIYGLTEICGPGVGGECECQNGTHLWEDHFFPEIVDPVTLQPVAPGEQGELVFTTLTKEGMPMIRYRTRDLTHLIYEKCECGRTAVRMGRILGRSDDMMIIRGVNVFPSQVESVLLEMPEFEPHYLIVVDRVNNTDTFQIQVEVRPDYYSDEMNKMIALKKKIAARMQSVIGIQPDIKIVEPRSLERSMGKAKHVIDNRKLV, via the coding sequence ATGATTTGGAACGAAACTATTGAATGTATGGACCGCGAAGAAATGCGGAAATTACAGAGCATCCGGTTGAAACGGGTTGTCGAACACGTTTATCATAATACGCCCTTTTATCGCAAGAAAATGCAGGAGATGGGAATTACTCCGGATGATATTCAATCGATTGATGATATATCCAAGCTGCCGTTCACGGTAAAGCAGGATTTACGAGATAATTACCCGTTCGGGCTGATGGCTGTGCCGATGTCCGAGATTGTTCGTTTGCATGCCTCTTCCGGTACGACCGGAAAACCGATTGTTGTAGGTTATACCCGCAAGGACCTTTCTATTTGGTCGGAAGTGGTGGCACGCTGCTTGACGGCCTACGGCATTACGAAGAATGACTCCGTGCAGGTGTCTTATGGCTACGGTTTGTTTACCGGAGGTCTGGGTGCTCATGGCGGCGTGGAAAATATCGGCGGGACAGTGATCCCGATGAGTAGCGGAAATACGCAGAAGCAGATCCAGTTGATGCACGACTTCGGTGCGAAGGGACTGGCATGTACGCCTTCGTATGCCTTGTATTTGGCGGAGACGATCCACAGTTCAGGTATTCCTTTGGAAGAATTTCAGTTGAGGGTAGGAGCCTTCGGTGCTGAACCCTGGACGGAAAATATGCGTAAGGAGCTGGAAGAAAAGCTGAACATCAAGGCATATGATATCTACGGACTGACGGAGATCTGCGGTCCCGGTGTCGGCGGCGAATGCGAATGCCAAAACGGGACGCACCTGTGGGAGGACCACTTCTTCCCGGAAATCGTCGATCCGGTAACCTTGCAGCCGGTTGCTCCGGGCGAACAAGGCGAACTGGTGTTCACGACATTGACCAAGGAAGGTATGCCGATGATCCGTTACCGTACGCGCGACCTGACACATCTGATCTACGAAAAATGCGAATGCGGCCGTACGGCTGTCCGCATGGGTCGTATCCTCGGACGTAGCGACGATATGATGATCATCCGCGGTGTGAATGTATTCCCGTCGCAGGTAGAATCCGTATTGTTGGAAATGCCGGAATTTGAACCGCATTACCTGATCGTGGTAGACCGTGTGAACAACACCGATACTTTCCAGATCCAGGTAGAAGTACGTCCGGACTATTATTCGGACGAGATGAACAAGATGATCGCGCTGAAGAAGAAGATCGCCGCCCGTATGCAGAGCGTGATCGGTATTCAGCCTGATATAAAGATTGTGGAACCGCGCAGCCTCGAACGCAGTATGGGTAAGGCTAAACACGTGATCGACAATCGTAAGTTAGTTTAA
- a CDS encoding amino acid-binding protein, protein MLIKQLSIFLENKKGRFTEVAKILGEAGVNMSAFTVAENSDFGILRLIVSDTEKAIQVLREKLYAVSVADVVCLHCPNQPGALAKAMEIITSAGIFVEYMYAFSQGEAANVIIRPDNVEKCAEVLKANKLELIAASDLYKL, encoded by the coding sequence ATGCTAATTAAACAATTATCCATCTTTCTTGAAAATAAGAAAGGCCGTTTTACGGAAGTAGCAAAGATTTTAGGTGAAGCCGGAGTGAACATGTCGGCTTTTACGGTGGCAGAAAATTCGGATTTCGGTATCCTGCGTTTGATTGTGTCGGATACGGAGAAAGCCATTCAGGTGCTTCGTGAAAAACTATATGCGGTGAGTGTGGCCGATGTCGTATGCCTTCATTGCCCCAATCAGCCGGGTGCGCTGGCTAAGGCGATGGAGATCATCACTTCTGCAGGTATTTTTGTCGAATATATGTATGCTTTCTCGCAGGGAGAGGCGGCGAATGTGATCATCCGTCCCGACAATGTGGAGAAGTGCGCAGAGGTACTGAAAGCCAATAAACTGGAGCTGATTGCTGCCAGCGATTTATATAAGTTGTAA
- a CDS encoding outer membrane protein assembly factor BamD, producing the protein MKKVVFLLMMITVLLSSCGEYNKILKSTDYELKYSYAKKYFNAKQYNKSATLLDELVTIFKGTAYAEESLYLLAQSYYGQKDYQTASQYFNTYYTTYPKGEYTELARYYSGYGLYLDSPDPRLDQTQTYEAINQLQLYLEYYPQSERAAEAQKIMFELQEKLAYKELLAVRLYFNLGNYMRDNNFLSAVITAENALKNYPYSKYREEFMFYVLRAKYEQAVLSVEEKLQGRYREVVDEYYTYMNEYPEGKYVKQAQKFYDYASKRITDTY; encoded by the coding sequence ATGAAAAAGGTTGTATTTTTATTGATGATGATTACGGTCTTGTTATCCTCTTGCGGGGAGTACAACAAGATACTGAAAAGTACGGACTATGAGCTGAAATATTCGTATGCAAAGAAGTACTTCAATGCAAAGCAATATAACAAGTCCGCCACCTTGCTGGATGAACTGGTTACAATCTTTAAAGGAACTGCTTATGCCGAAGAATCCTTGTACCTGCTGGCCCAGAGCTATTACGGACAGAAAGATTATCAGACGGCTTCGCAATACTTTAATACGTATTATACCACCTATCCGAAGGGCGAATACACTGAGTTAGCCCGTTATTATTCAGGATATGGCTTGTATCTGGACTCACCCGATCCGCGGTTGGATCAGACACAGACGTATGAAGCTATCAACCAGTTGCAGCTCTATCTGGAGTATTATCCGCAGAGCGAGCGTGCTGCCGAAGCCCAGAAGATCATGTTCGAATTGCAGGAGAAACTGGCTTACAAGGAACTGCTTGCCGTAAGGTTGTATTTTAACTTGGGTAATTATATGCGCGATAACAACTTTTTATCTGCTGTAATTACTGCTGAGAATGCTTTGAAGAACTATCCTTACTCTAAATATAGAGAAGAATTTATGTTCTATGTATTACGTGCAAAGTACGAACAGGCTGTGTTAAGTGTGGAAGAAAAGTTGCAGGGTCGTTATCGTGAGGTAGTGGATGAATACTACACCTACATGAACGAATATCCGGAAGGCAAATACGTAAAACAGGCACAGAAGTTCTACGATTATGCCAGCAAGAGAATAACAGATACGTATTAA
- a CDS encoding DNA-directed RNA polymerase subunit omega, which translates to MDYRKSNAPSNTVTRDMMKLSADTGNVYETVMIIGKRANQISVEMKQDLEKKLQEFASYNDNLEEVFENREQIEISRYYEKLPKPTLIAAQEYEEGKVYYKNPAKEKNNF; encoded by the coding sequence ATGGATTACAGAAAGTCTAACGCTCCTTCGAACACGGTTACCCGTGACATGATGAAATTGTCAGCCGACACGGGAAATGTGTATGAAACAGTAATGATCATCGGCAAACGTGCTAATCAGATTAGCGTTGAAATGAAGCAGGACCTGGAAAAGAAACTTCAGGAGTTTGCCTCTTACAACGATAACCTGGAAGAAGTTTTCGAAAACAGAGAGCAGATCGAAATCTCCCGTTATTATGAAAAACTTCCGAAGCCGACGCTGATCGCTGCACAGGAATATGAAGAAGGTAAGGTTTATTATAAGAACCCTGCTAAAGAAAAGAATAACTTTTAA
- a CDS encoding DUF4293 domain-containing protein: MLQRIQTVYLLIIVGLMVATLFLPLAILQAGDQFYSFDATGVSTVAAEPELVYPMWGLFALTAVISILALVTIFLFKKRILQIRLCVFNAILMLGFYGLFAFFVWMLEGELTDIALNLKIALSFPVIALILDYLAIRNIGADEALVRSLDRLR, translated from the coding sequence ATGTTACAAAGAATACAAACCGTTTATTTGCTTATTATCGTGGGCCTGATGGTTGCCACGTTATTTTTACCTCTTGCCATACTGCAGGCGGGAGATCAGTTTTACTCGTTCGATGCGACAGGTGTCAGCACGGTCGCTGCTGAACCGGAGTTGGTTTATCCGATGTGGGGGCTTTTCGCTTTGACGGCTGTTATCTCCATCCTGGCCTTAGTCACTATCTTTTTATTCAAGAAAAGAATCCTGCAGATTCGCCTGTGCGTATTCAATGCTATCCTGATGCTGGGCTTTTATGGCTTGTTCGCTTTCTTTGTTTGGATGCTGGAAGGTGAGCTGACGGACATTGCTCTGAATCTGAAGATAGCCTTGTCTTTCCCGGTGATTGCCTTAATCCTGGATTATCTGGCAATCCGTAATATCGGTGCCGACGAGGCTTTGGTTCGCTCGCTCGACCGATTGAGATAA